A single genomic interval of Cupriavidus necator harbors:
- a CDS encoding M20 aminoacylase family protein: protein MHPILAALRDSAEEFVAVRRDLHRHPELGFEEHRTSDMVASLLAEWGYEVERGLGTTGVVGRLRRGTGNRSLGIRADMDALPMEEATGLPYASCHPGVMHACGHDGHTTMLLCAAKYLARRGDFSGTLNLIFQPAEEGLGGAKKMMEDGLFRKYPCDAVFAMHNVPGTASGRLLLREGAAQASADNVTITLEGVGGHAAIPHHAADPVVAGASIVMALQTIVARNVDPLQAAVITVGAFQAGTVSNIIPSHAVLRLSVRALDRDVRERIEQRVRDLVSAQAQSYGVTAQVDYQRGYPVLVNTPAETAFASQVALDLLGASHVNCQASPIAASEDFAFMLDAVPGCYLWLGNGEGGKAGGCSVHNPGYDFNDGNIAVGAAYWALLCERFLVD, encoded by the coding sequence ATGCATCCCATCCTGGCCGCGCTGCGGGACAGCGCCGAAGAGTTCGTAGCAGTTCGCCGTGACCTGCACCGGCATCCGGAGCTCGGCTTCGAGGAACACCGCACCAGCGACATGGTGGCCAGCCTGCTCGCCGAATGGGGCTATGAGGTCGAGCGCGGGCTGGGGACAACGGGGGTCGTCGGCCGGCTGCGACGCGGTACGGGCAACCGCAGCCTTGGCATTCGCGCCGACATGGATGCCCTGCCGATGGAGGAGGCCACAGGGCTCCCCTATGCCAGCTGCCATCCCGGCGTGATGCACGCCTGCGGGCATGACGGGCATACCACCATGCTGCTTTGCGCAGCAAAGTACCTCGCCCGGCGCGGCGACTTCAGCGGAACCCTGAACCTTATCTTCCAGCCGGCAGAGGAGGGGTTGGGCGGTGCAAAGAAGATGATGGAGGACGGACTGTTCAGGAAGTACCCTTGCGATGCCGTCTTCGCCATGCACAACGTACCGGGCACCGCATCGGGCCGTCTGCTGTTGCGCGAGGGCGCGGCGCAGGCTTCGGCCGACAACGTCACCATCACGCTGGAAGGCGTCGGCGGCCATGCGGCGATCCCGCACCACGCGGCCGACCCTGTCGTGGCCGGCGCCTCCATCGTGATGGCCTTGCAGACTATCGTGGCGCGCAATGTCGATCCGCTGCAAGCGGCGGTCATTACCGTGGGCGCGTTCCAGGCCGGTACCGTCTCCAATATCATTCCCTCGCACGCCGTGCTCAGGCTGAGTGTCCGCGCACTGGACCGCGATGTGCGAGAGCGGATCGAGCAGCGTGTCAGGGACCTGGTATCCGCGCAGGCGCAGAGTTATGGCGTCACGGCGCAGGTCGATTATCAGCGCGGGTATCCAGTCCTGGTGAATACGCCGGCCGAAACGGCGTTCGCAAGCCAGGTCGCCCTGGACTTGCTGGGCGCGAGCCACGTCAACTGCCAGGCGTCGCCCATTGCCGCCAGTGAGGACTTTGCCTTCATGCTGGATGCCGTGCCTGGCTGCTACCTGTGGCTTGGAAACGGCGAAGGCGGAAAGGCCGGAGGCTGCTCGGTCCACAATCCCGGCTACGACTTCAATGATGGGAACATTGCTGTCGGTGCGGCGTATTGGGCCCTGCTGTGCGAACGTTTCCTCGTGGACTAA
- a CDS encoding Bug family tripartite tricarboxylate transporter substrate binding protein, with amino-acid sequence MTRFKNIGRRWLGGLVAALLFAGLAPAHGFPDRPVTLMVPFPAGGLSDVVARNLNGSLARQFGQPVIVENLGGAGGAIAAQKVLHAPADGHLLLQAGPGELITTPLANAAIKFRSEDFRLVHMVGTVDLAILVRRDLPVKDVDELAAYAAQAAKAGKPLTYASVGIGSLYHLLGAHMSQTIGAPMTHVPYKGGAPVIQDLVGGIVDIFISPFGKPDIERMRTGQVRMLAVLSPTRVEAVKSVPSVNESKALRGFNYSTWAGIFVKKDTAEPVVQAVHNAIVHTLADPSVRASLDAANLPASKPVSLAESQKAYQQSIEQYRGIARAIGLQPQ; translated from the coding sequence ATGACCCGATTCAAGAACATTGGCCGCCGTTGGCTCGGCGGCCTGGTTGCAGCACTGCTTTTTGCAGGGCTGGCGCCGGCACACGGCTTTCCTGACCGGCCGGTAACGCTGATGGTGCCGTTCCCGGCGGGCGGCCTCTCCGACGTTGTTGCCCGGAACCTGAACGGGTCCCTGGCCCGGCAGTTCGGGCAGCCAGTCATCGTCGAGAACCTCGGGGGAGCTGGTGGCGCGATTGCCGCGCAGAAGGTCCTTCATGCACCGGCCGACGGCCACCTGCTATTGCAGGCAGGGCCCGGCGAGCTCATCACTACGCCGCTGGCCAATGCCGCAATCAAATTCAGGAGCGAAGATTTCAGGCTGGTGCATATGGTCGGCACTGTCGATCTTGCCATCCTGGTGCGCAGGGATCTGCCGGTAAAGGATGTCGACGAACTCGCCGCCTATGCCGCGCAGGCAGCCAAGGCCGGCAAACCACTGACGTACGCCAGCGTCGGCATCGGCTCGCTCTATCACCTCCTGGGGGCGCACATGTCCCAAACCATCGGAGCGCCGATGACTCACGTCCCTTACAAGGGCGGCGCGCCCGTGATCCAGGACCTCGTTGGCGGAATCGTCGATATCTTCATCTCGCCATTTGGCAAGCCTGACATCGAACGCATGCGCACCGGCCAGGTCCGGATGCTGGCCGTACTGTCGCCTACGCGAGTGGAGGCAGTGAAGTCGGTCCCCAGCGTCAATGAGAGCAAGGCGCTGCGAGGCTTCAACTATTCAACCTGGGCTGGCATCTTCGTGAAGAAGGACACTGCCGAGCCTGTCGTGCAGGCGGTGCACAACGCGATTGTGCATACGCTGGCCGACCCCTCGGTGCGCGCAAGCCTGGATGCCGCGAACCTGCCTGCGTCCAAGCCGGTGTCGCTTGCCGAAAGTCAGAAGGCCTATCAGCAGAGCATCGAACAATACCGCGGCATTGCCCGTGCCATCGGCTTGCAGCCGCAATAA
- a CDS encoding LysR family transcriptional regulator produces the protein MHLKHLKHLLMVADMASFSQAAQRLHLTQSALSRSIQTLEDELGGRLIDRHGKRNVLTPLGELTANRARRIVFEEAELHRSVELFHHHHLGAIRVGLGAGPGAVLATPFLRYMARHHPGIQVSVSLGTSDALMIQLRQRSLDAVIVEVSSVAPATDLRHELLNALQGRFICRTGHPLVQQAAGGDAVSFDDVMRYPLASAPLSTEVARNLVKRFGPRADPEHCLSLRCENVRSLVEAVLDSDAILFSIVAAVRAEIAAGKLCELVTTPAVDDGPRYASFTLAGRTEAPSMEIFRKFTDEHLRD, from the coding sequence ATGCATCTCAAACATCTCAAGCATCTGCTGATGGTGGCGGATATGGCGTCCTTCAGCCAGGCGGCACAACGCCTGCACCTGACCCAGTCCGCGCTGAGCCGGAGCATCCAGACGTTGGAGGACGAACTGGGAGGCCGCCTGATCGACCGGCACGGCAAGCGCAATGTGCTGACCCCATTGGGGGAGCTGACTGCAAACCGGGCCCGGCGCATCGTGTTCGAGGAAGCGGAACTGCACCGCAGCGTCGAACTGTTCCACCACCACCACCTGGGTGCCATCCGCGTCGGGCTGGGCGCGGGGCCGGGCGCAGTGCTGGCGACGCCGTTTCTCCGATACATGGCCAGGCACCATCCCGGCATACAGGTCAGCGTGTCGCTTGGTACTTCCGATGCGCTGATGATCCAGCTGCGTCAGCGATCGCTTGATGCAGTCATCGTGGAGGTGAGCAGCGTGGCGCCAGCAACGGACCTTCGCCACGAACTGCTGAACGCGTTGCAGGGCCGCTTTATCTGCCGCACAGGACATCCGCTTGTGCAACAGGCTGCCGGCGGAGACGCCGTATCGTTTGACGATGTCATGCGTTATCCGCTGGCTTCCGCCCCGCTCAGCACGGAAGTCGCGCGCAACCTGGTGAAGCGCTTCGGTCCACGCGCGGATCCGGAGCATTGCCTTAGCCTCAGGTGCGAGAATGTCCGGAGCCTGGTCGAAGCTGTGCTGGATTCCGACGCGATACTGTTCAGCATCGTCGCCGCAGTGCGTGCGGAGATTGCCGCAGGAAAACTATGCGAACTGGTCACGACCCCAGCGGTCGATGATGGCCCCCGCTATGCCTCTTTCACCCTGGCGGGGCGGACCGAGGCGCCCAGCATGGAAATATTCCGGAAATTCACGGACGAGCATTTGCGTGACTAG
- a CDS encoding BPL-N domain-containing protein, giving the protein MPRPQILTYVDAGASDWTACLMRTIGHQLHASTYENRAVMADDIRHDATLFDGAVLFVLPGGADLPYCAMLNGAPNARIRRFVEQGGVYLGICAGAYYACRELAFHAGTRGAICGPRELCFVDAVAVGSLPELTDGMLYDGTPRTTAAVKLRTTDSLTDVPMSLYTHYHGGCRFDFGDAPGADTQVLAVYADIDGTPPAIVSSRVGKGRAVLAGVHLEISERECKDALRGHSDMREHLHVCDRLAETGDTRLAVFRRLLAHAGLVLN; this is encoded by the coding sequence ATGCCAAGGCCCCAGATCCTGACCTATGTCGACGCCGGCGCTTCCGACTGGACCGCATGCCTGATGCGGACCATCGGGCACCAACTCCACGCCAGCACCTACGAGAACCGTGCGGTGATGGCAGACGACATCCGGCACGACGCCACGCTGTTCGATGGGGCGGTGCTGTTTGTCTTGCCGGGAGGCGCCGACCTTCCCTACTGTGCAATGCTGAACGGTGCCCCGAACGCGCGCATCCGGCGTTTCGTCGAACAGGGCGGCGTCTACCTCGGGATTTGCGCGGGCGCTTACTACGCATGTCGGGAACTGGCGTTTCACGCCGGCACCAGGGGCGCAATCTGCGGCCCGCGCGAGCTGTGCTTTGTCGACGCCGTGGCAGTGGGCTCGCTGCCAGAACTGACTGACGGCATGCTGTATGACGGCACGCCGCGTACCACGGCCGCGGTGAAACTGCGCACCACGGACAGCCTGACCGATGTCCCGATGTCGCTATACACCCACTACCATGGCGGCTGCCGCTTTGACTTCGGCGACGCTCCCGGCGCTGACACGCAGGTCCTGGCCGTCTATGCGGATATCGATGGCACGCCGCCGGCCATCGTCAGTTCACGGGTTGGCAAGGGCCGCGCGGTGCTCGCCGGCGTCCACCTTGAGATCTCCGAGCGGGAGTGCAAGGATGCGCTGCGCGGACACAGCGATATGCGTGAACACCTCCATGTCTGCGACCGGCTGGCGGAGACCGGCGATACACGCCTGGCGGTGTTTCGCCGGTTGCTGGCGCACGCGGGGCTGGTGCTGAACTGA